One segment of Tamlana crocina DNA contains the following:
- a CDS encoding RNA polymerase sigma-70 factor — MNLVLDEIRKKNEKVFKNFFDKNYKDLVIYANGFLYCKDASEDVVQEVFIYLWENASSLDIKTSLKNYLYSMVRNRCFNYLKSIKIADSYKVLDFNNTLFSEQVLDKASEEEKKIVYKQILKIVDSLPDKMQQIVKLKFFQNYKYSEIATEMGVSVNTVKTQLKRAKLKISEMLTIILVLFEING; from the coding sequence ATGAACCTTGTTTTAGATGAAATAAGAAAAAAGAACGAAAAGGTTTTTAAAAACTTCTTTGACAAAAACTACAAGGATTTAGTTATATACGCCAATGGTTTTTTGTATTGTAAAGATGCTAGCGAAGATGTTGTACAGGAAGTTTTTATTTATTTATGGGAAAACGCCAGTAGTTTAGATATAAAAACATCGTTAAAAAATTATCTTTATTCGATGGTAAGAAATAGGTGTTTTAATTATTTAAAGTCCATAAAAATAGCCGATAGCTACAAAGTACTGGATTTCAATAACACCTTATTTTCTGAACAAGTTTTAGATAAAGCTTCAGAAGAAGAAAAAAAAATAGTTTATAAACAAATACTTAAAATTGTTGATTCACTTCCTGATAAAATGCAGCAAATAGTTAAACTGAAATTTTTTCAAAACTATAAATACTCCGAAATAGCTACAGAAATGGGTGTATCTGTAAATACTGTAAAAACCCAATTAAAGCGAGCTAAACTTAAAATCTCAGAAATGCTAACCATTATACTTGTTTTGTTTGAAATAAATGGTTAA
- a CDS encoding FecR family protein, which translates to MDFKILIKKLNNTLSKNEEGIFDEWYNESAEHKRYFDSVKENYSKDIEIVDIQKGWKSISGKIELKPKKTNYWKYAVAASVVLLFSISFLFKYSNNNPKSEQQIVNATVEPGKDKATLTLENGTEIALQKGAVYQSETSVSNGEQITYQSNNKNTNEIKYNYLTIPRGGQFFIKLADGTQVWLNSESKLKYPVSFSNNEVRKVELVYGEAYFDVSPSEANNGTRFKVLTKGQEIEVLGTEFNVKAYEDETHIYTTLVEGKVALQVSEHNEGLLPNQQAVVNKNNSNVLITTVETKYEIAWKNGLFSFKNKTLKEIMKVLSRWYDVNVVLEDEATENIMFNGQLSKHQNIENILNLIKNTNFINAYDIDGKTITIKK; encoded by the coding sequence ATGGATTTTAAGATCTTAATAAAAAAATTAAACAATACCCTTTCAAAAAATGAAGAGGGCATATTTGATGAATGGTACAATGAATCTGCCGAACACAAACGGTATTTCGATAGTGTAAAAGAAAATTACTCAAAAGATATTGAGATAGTTGATATCCAAAAAGGTTGGAAATCAATATCTGGAAAAATTGAACTGAAACCTAAAAAAACAAACTATTGGAAATATGCGGTTGCCGCATCTGTGGTTTTGCTGTTTTCAATTTCATTTCTGTTTAAATATTCAAACAATAACCCTAAATCAGAACAGCAAATTGTTAATGCAACTGTTGAGCCAGGAAAAGATAAAGCAACCTTAACCCTGGAAAATGGCACTGAAATAGCATTGCAAAAAGGTGCCGTTTATCAATCTGAAACTAGCGTTAGTAATGGAGAGCAGATTACTTACCAATCCAATAATAAAAACACAAACGAAATAAAGTATAACTATTTAACCATACCAAGAGGCGGACAGTTTTTTATAAAACTTGCCGACGGAACACAGGTTTGGTTAAATTCCGAGTCGAAATTAAAATATCCAGTAAGTTTTTCAAACAATGAAGTTAGAAAGGTAGAATTGGTTTACGGAGAAGCTTATTTTGATGTTTCACCTAGCGAAGCTAACAACGGTACTAGATTCAAAGTATTAACCAAAGGACAAGAAATTGAAGTTTTAGGAACAGAATTTAATGTAAAAGCCTATGAGGACGAAACGCACATTTATACCACTTTAGTTGAAGGTAAAGTGGCGCTTCAGGTTAGTGAACATAACGAAGGTTTATTACCAAATCAACAGGCAGTAGTAAATAAAAACAATAGTAATGTGCTAATTACAACAGTAGAAACAAAGTATGAAATCGCTTGGAAAAATGGCTTGTTTAGCTTTAAAAACAAAACGTTAAAAGAAATTATGAAAGTACTATCAAGATGGTACGATGTTAATGTGGTTTTGGAAGATGAAGCTACAGAAAACATCATGTTTAACGGGCAGTTAAGTAAGCATCAGAACATCGAAAATATTTTAAACCTAATTAAAAACACAAACTTTATAAATGCCTATGATATAGACGGAAAAACAATTACAATTAAAAAATAA
- a CDS encoding SusC/RagA family TonB-linked outer membrane protein, whose product MEINLRNVFFSQRKKLIKVVMKSFVFLLCATVFGFTSNNILSQNVKINVDANKTLSVDGVFDLIMNQTDYSFVYQANSFDYHPKVQLKRGKIKIEKLLQLALTKGEYFYDLSSDKTIVIKKIPERTIAQAIDTNLSQQNITGVVVDERGEPLPGVNVLVKGLQAGTSTDFNGEYKVNIRNQNENTVLIFTFMGYKDQEVVVGNKTVIDVKMVPSLADLDEVVVIGYGTSKIKDATGVISRISAKDIEYAPMGASVESLLQGRSAGVNVQIQSASPTSPISVIIRGASSLSGNNQPLWVIDGVPQYSSTTSGNIANTLYNLNLNDVKSVDILKDASATAVYGSRAANGVVIVTTKKGKAGMKPVFEVSSRVGVQVMDFNGYQYFEADEYKDFADAAAREMVMARPGFDYFSRLYLDQQAFFDLNSSEYDKTDLQVLPTAYFDGNTKWQEEMTQNPIVTQHDFSVRGGSEATTYFVSFNYRNMEGIVKTGKSELYGGRVNFDTRINSNIKFGLNLSGSTRNSDDKDYMLDILKKVRPDIPAFNEDGSIFTKDRYTENPYTTLKNIRSGKGITFNGTAFLDIGIVNGLDFRTAFTNNYTDSQNLNYSRSGSTFNTTGSRSWFNSKASLNVWENTLTYAKMINNKHDIRALAGYSVENNIVRGYSMDATNFPDDDILNNFSSAASVGNITETQTENALISQFARLHYKFDDRYIISGTIRRDGSSRFGADKRWGIFPSGAAAWLVSSEKFMQNENITKYVNYLKLRASLGLSGSQNLGNFDWITQVGSTRYNENPAIQPSSIGNPNLQWEQTQMFDLGLDFGLLDDRIYGSVGIYQKRSDELIYSSPLAPSSAFSNITSNVASIKNDGFEFDIKYDILRASNQRLTFDFNFAKNVTKVTKINGDTEELLFPSSRTTYIKMIEGEETGQWFGFQTAGRFYVNAEDAIANQGRTETGQTTYLNSAQETAGDLIFIDQDGDGKITNEDRVNLGSSVPKGFGGFGLTYRYKGLFVNAAFTYAFGHTRLWKMPLSDIGYVGNYNQSNLIAGQSTILNSPYEASYPRMAQYGIGSNNRFSDFYLHDASYLRLNALNITYKLPSKLFKNMVVNGIDLTFQATNLFTITKYPGFDPQGNWTSSSIGSGMAVDASTYPAAQIYNLGIKINLQ is encoded by the coding sequence ATGGAAATTAATTTAAGAAATGTTTTTTTCTCTCAAAGAAAGAAACTAATTAAAGTTGTTATGAAGAGTTTTGTATTCTTATTATGCGCAACTGTATTTGGTTTTACATCAAACAATATCTTATCTCAAAATGTAAAAATTAATGTTGATGCCAACAAAACACTAAGTGTTGATGGGGTTTTTGATTTAATAATGAATCAAACCGATTATTCATTTGTCTATCAAGCCAATTCGTTTGATTATCACCCTAAAGTACAGTTGAAAAGGGGAAAGATTAAAATTGAGAAACTACTTCAATTAGCACTGACTAAAGGGGAATATTTTTATGATTTATCTTCAGACAAAACAATCGTCATAAAAAAAATACCCGAGAGAACTATTGCGCAAGCAATTGATACAAACTTATCTCAACAAAACATAACAGGAGTTGTTGTAGATGAAAGAGGTGAACCCCTTCCTGGAGTAAATGTATTAGTTAAAGGATTGCAGGCAGGTACTTCAACCGATTTTAATGGTGAATACAAGGTAAATATTCGTAATCAAAATGAAAATACGGTTTTGATATTTACTTTCATGGGGTATAAAGACCAAGAAGTGGTTGTAGGTAACAAAACAGTCATTGATGTGAAAATGGTTCCAAGTCTTGCAGATCTTGACGAGGTAGTTGTTATAGGTTATGGAACATCAAAAATTAAAGATGCCACAGGGGTTATTTCTAGAATAAGCGCGAAAGATATTGAGTATGCTCCCATGGGTGCTAGTGTAGAGAGTCTATTGCAAGGTCGATCGGCTGGAGTTAATGTGCAAATACAATCGGCATCACCTACTTCTCCAATAAGTGTAATTATAAGAGGAGCTTCGTCTCTTTCAGGAAACAACCAACCTTTATGGGTTATAGATGGTGTACCCCAATACTCTTCTACAACTTCAGGTAACATAGCAAACACTTTATACAACTTAAACCTTAATGATGTTAAAAGTGTTGATATTTTAAAAGATGCTTCTGCTACAGCTGTTTATGGCTCTAGAGCTGCTAATGGTGTTGTTATAGTTACAACTAAAAAAGGTAAGGCAGGAATGAAACCTGTTTTTGAAGTTTCTTCTCGTGTTGGAGTTCAAGTAATGGATTTTAATGGATACCAATACTTTGAAGCAGATGAATATAAGGATTTTGCTGATGCAGCAGCTAGAGAAATGGTAATGGCAAGACCTGGATTTGATTACTTCTCTAGATTATATTTAGATCAACAAGCCTTTTTTGATTTAAACTCAAGTGAATACGATAAAACCGATTTACAAGTTTTACCAACTGCATATTTTGATGGAAATACCAAATGGCAAGAAGAGATGACTCAAAACCCTATAGTAACGCAACATGATTTTTCGGTTCGTGGTGGCTCAGAAGCAACAACCTATTTTGTATCCTTCAATTACAGAAATATGGAAGGGATTGTTAAAACAGGCAAAAGTGAATTATATGGCGGTCGTGTAAATTTCGATACCCGAATAAATAGTAATATTAAATTTGGGCTTAATTTAAGTGGTAGCACACGTAACTCTGATGACAAAGATTATATGCTAGATATATTAAAGAAAGTTAGACCAGATATTCCAGCATTTAATGAAGACGGAAGCATTTTTACCAAAGACCGTTACACAGAGAACCCTTACACAACCTTAAAAAATATTCGGTCAGGAAAAGGTATTACATTCAATGGAACTGCTTTTTTAGATATAGGAATTGTAAATGGACTTGATTTCCGTACAGCCTTTACTAACAACTATACAGATAGCCAAAATTTAAATTACTCTAGGTCTGGAAGTACATTTAACACTACCGGTAGCCGAAGTTGGTTTAACAGTAAAGCTTCTTTAAACGTTTGGGAAAACACATTAACGTATGCGAAGATGATTAATAACAAACATGACATTCGTGCTTTAGCTGGCTACTCTGTAGAAAATAATATCGTTCGGGGGTATTCAATGGATGCTACAAACTTTCCAGATGATGACATTTTAAATAACTTCAGCTCTGCAGCTTCTGTAGGAAACATAACCGAAACCCAAACAGAAAACGCATTAATATCTCAATTTGCTCGTTTGCATTATAAATTTGACGATCGTTATATTATCTCTGGTACCATTCGTAGAGACGGGTCATCTCGTTTTGGAGCTGACAAACGTTGGGGGATATTTCCTTCTGGTGCAGCCGCTTGGTTAGTGTCTAGTGAGAAATTCATGCAAAATGAAAATATTACTAAATATGTAAATTATCTAAAACTTAGAGCTTCTTTAGGTTTATCAGGATCACAAAATCTCGGTAACTTTGACTGGATTACACAAGTAGGATCTACTCGGTATAATGAAAACCCAGCTATCCAGCCCAGTTCTATTGGAAACCCTAACTTGCAGTGGGAGCAAACACAAATGTTTGATTTAGGATTAGACTTTGGTTTATTAGATGATAGAATTTATGGTTCTGTTGGTATTTATCAAAAAAGAAGTGATGAATTAATCTATTCATCTCCTTTGGCTCCAAGTTCTGCGTTTAGCAATATTACCTCAAACGTTGCTTCAATTAAAAATGATGGATTTGAATTTGATATCAAGTACGATATCCTTCGTGCCTCAAATCAACGGTTAACCTTTGATTTCAACTTTGCAAAAAATGTAACCAAAGTAACCAAAATCAATGGAGATACGGAAGAACTATTATTTCCTAGTAGCCGCACCACTTACATAAAAATGATAGAAGGTGAAGAAACAGGACAATGGTTTGGCTTCCAAACCGCCGGAAGGTTTTATGTTAATGCAGAAGATGCCATCGCTAATCAAGGTAGAACTGAAACAGGACAAACAACCTATTTAAATAGCGCACAAGAAACAGCAGGCGATTTAATTTTTATCGATCAAGATGGAGACGGTAAAATCACCAATGAAGACCGTGTAAATTTAGGATCATCTGTCCCTAAAGGTTTTGGAGGTTTTGGATTAACCTACCGATATAAAGGTCTTTTTGTAAATGCAGCCTTCACCTACGCTTTTGGCCATACAAGATTGTGGAAAATGCCTCTTAGTGATATTGGATATGTTGGAAATTACAACCAATCAAATTTAATTGCTGGTCAAAGCACCATTTTAAACAGTCCTTATGAAGCAAGCTATCCTAGAATGGCTCAATACGGCATTGGAAGTAATAATAGATTCTCAGATTTCTACCTTCATGATGCTTCGTACTTGCGTCTAAATGCGCTAAATATTACCTATAAACTTCCTAGTAAACTATTTAAAAACATGGTTGTAAATGGAATAGATTTAACCTTTCAAGCAACAAATTTATTCACTATAACTAAATATCCAGGATTTGACCCTCAAGGAAATTGGACTTCTTCTTCTATAGGATCAGGAATGGCTGTAGATGCAAGTACCTATCCAGCCGCACAAATTTACAATCTTGGAATTAAAATCAACCTACAGTAA
- a CDS encoding RagB/SusD family nutrient uptake outer membrane protein, with product MKNLLNISLFTLIVTVSACSDFLEKEPSYSLNEENALTSFSKVEAALGGIYANFRTDNWSGALYVTLATKSGFVRWSSGDYEMEYNQLNNTYTGNGFWGTFYQTLNAANFAINGANNLPQNAVPSEADREALIAEGRCLRAWININLLWNYGHWWSDDNANPYGLLYRDEITNLSNVEKARISVGDSYDKIFEDLDYAIDKLGSFSSSRYVSKEFAKILKAKILLYRGGYNNNTSELNEALALVNDVLDSSPAGFAMQEDLAQVYEDAWDSPENLFVRYLDEDGRRTSNAGYWYPYGLSQIVGDRLPLGPGESLTAGLEYGIDWFKADPRWDIVTGPVRGAETWDNRMYYTWPKLARLGRYAGLQSNPPNEKYAAYYFRYPELYIMKSELLARTGASISDAIAPINIMRSIRTNPSLPSLNPSNEQELMDLIFQEYFLETFLENGSEFFASLRFMKAGKPWIETIKGGKPLEENKICYPIPNEEMVNNRLMIQNPDLE from the coding sequence ATGAAAAATTTATTAAATATATCATTGTTCACCTTAATTGTTACGGTGAGCGCCTGTTCAGACTTTTTAGAAAAAGAACCGAGTTATTCCTTAAACGAAGAAAATGCATTAACCTCTTTTAGTAAAGTAGAAGCTGCTCTAGGAGGTATTTATGCAAACTTTAGAACAGACAATTGGTCTGGAGCCCTTTATGTGACTCTTGCCACTAAATCCGGATTTGTAAGATGGAGTAGTGGCGATTATGAGATGGAATATAACCAACTAAATAATACTTATACAGGAAATGGATTTTGGGGCACTTTTTACCAAACATTAAATGCCGCAAATTTTGCAATAAATGGAGCAAATAACCTTCCGCAAAACGCTGTTCCTAGCGAAGCAGATCGTGAAGCTCTAATTGCAGAAGGTAGATGCTTGCGCGCATGGATAAATATTAATTTATTATGGAATTATGGACATTGGTGGAGTGATGATAATGCCAATCCCTACGGATTATTATACAGAGATGAAATAACTAATCTTAGTAATGTTGAGAAAGCTAGAATTTCTGTTGGTGATAGTTATGATAAAATTTTTGAAGATCTTGATTATGCCATTGATAAATTAGGTTCATTCTCAAGTTCAAGATATGTTTCCAAAGAATTTGCAAAAATATTAAAAGCTAAAATTTTACTTTACCGTGGAGGATATAACAATAACACCTCAGAATTAAATGAAGCACTTGCACTAGTTAACGATGTGCTTGATTCTAGTCCAGCAGGTTTTGCAATGCAAGAGGACTTAGCCCAAGTTTATGAAGATGCATGGGATTCTCCAGAAAACTTATTTGTAAGATATTTAGATGAAGATGGGCGTAGAACTTCTAATGCTGGATATTGGTACCCCTATGGATTATCACAGATTGTAGGAGACAGATTGCCTTTAGGTCCAGGAGAAAGCTTAACTGCTGGTCTTGAATATGGAATTGACTGGTTTAAAGCCGATCCAAGGTGGGATATCGTAACTGGACCTGTAAGAGGAGCCGAGACCTGGGATAACAGAATGTATTACACTTGGCCAAAATTAGCTCGTTTAGGTCGTTATGCTGGACTACAATCTAATCCTCCAAATGAGAAGTACGCCGCATACTATTTCAGATATCCTGAATTATATATCATGAAATCAGAATTACTTGCTAGAACAGGGGCTTCAATATCAGATGCCATCGCTCCTATCAATATAATGCGTTCTATACGCACTAACCCGAGTTTACCTAGCTTAAACCCTAGTAATGAACAAGAATTAATGGATTTAATTTTTCAAGAATATTTCTTAGAAACATTTTTAGAAAATGGTAGTGAATTTTTTGCATCACTCAGATTTATGAAAGCAGGTAAACCATGGATAGAAACCATTAAAGGTGGAAAACCTTTAGAAGAAAATAAAATTTGTTATCCAATTCCAAATGAAGAAATGGTAAATAACAGATTAATGATTCAAAATCCAGATTTAGAATAA
- a CDS encoding DUF4465 domain-containing protein: MKFIQKHIQIIAILTYLLSLYSCADDSIELKIPYPNDVTFNELELDRFTYKIPTTPFTTGDEKSGVITVNVSVGGSGAYSGFALSNKNWRSYPWNLSPDFAPAGGITPAEKQASIDSTAFSVTTVRPNRTENYLVGRADGEDAYFTLSTPATVEHVLVANTTYNYLLASYGSIYSGTFNTETQSYTIDGSRVRNIQNPNTSASRYGRFTLPAPNGSNAVRLSGHAELAKREAGTTAAEATRNAGGTETEAINDSIAAYNALSTGYIKLKIEGYLNETLTGDVDFYLAALPNIDPENPEYDFILNDWTKVDLTSLGEVDKVLFKISSSYTDEVGTMVYDPTFCLDGIRLTN, translated from the coding sequence ATGAAATTCATACAAAAACATATACAAATTATAGCTATTTTAACATACTTACTTAGCTTATATTCTTGCGCAGATGATAGTATAGAATTAAAAATTCCTTATCCTAATGATGTTACTTTTAATGAGCTTGAATTAGATAGATTTACTTATAAAATTCCTACTACCCCCTTTACAACTGGAGATGAAAAATCAGGTGTAATCACCGTAAATGTTTCAGTTGGTGGTAGTGGGGCTTATAGTGGATTTGCACTCTCTAATAAAAACTGGCGTTCTTATCCATGGAACTTAAGTCCAGATTTTGCCCCAGCAGGAGGAATTACGCCAGCTGAAAAACAGGCTTCAATTGATTCTACAGCCTTTAGTGTAACAACCGTAAGACCCAATAGAACTGAAAATTATTTGGTAGGACGCGCAGATGGAGAGGATGCTTACTTTACACTAAGCACTCCTGCAACCGTTGAACATGTACTGGTGGCAAATACTACCTATAACTATTTACTAGCTTCCTACGGTTCTATTTATTCGGGCACATTTAACACTGAAACACAATCCTACACTATTGATGGTTCTAGGGTAAGAAATATTCAAAACCCCAATACCTCAGCTAGTCGATACGGACGTTTTACCTTACCTGCCCCTAATGGATCAAATGCAGTTCGACTAAGTGGTCATGCTGAATTAGCCAAAAGAGAGGCTGGTACTACGGCTGCCGAAGCTACACGAAACGCTGGTGGCACTGAAACTGAAGCAATAAACGATTCCATTGCGGCATATAATGCGCTATCAACGGGCTATATAAAGCTCAAAATAGAAGGTTATTTAAATGAAACACTTACGGGAGATGTTGATTTTTATTTAGCGGCTTTACCAAATATCGATCCAGAAAATCCTGAGTACGATTTCATTTTAAATGATTGGACCAAAGTTGATTTAACTTCCTTAGGAGAAGTAGATAAAGTATTATTCAAAATATCATCCTCTTATACCGATGAGGTTGGTACAATGGTTTATGATCCTACATTTTGTTTGGATGGTATTCGTTTAACAAATTAA
- a CDS encoding TlpA disulfide reductase family protein, producing MQLIKLINITAIVFFSLLWSAQITTAEAVASTKNSFVINGELKNLSKDIWVHLSVKGTKSPIDSVKTHQGKFVFKGRVETPSLYTLTFLRNKKKKNSRPPYQPSFQLFLENSNISLQADLNLLPNSYSELYKNPLAYKTVKVSGSKSHDQFMDFKNTQDILDQKRSNLFMDKYIAYLNPKDGAVKGSISEGISIVQEIDAAASKAKENIITFISKNKNNYVGLAVAKNRLNKFNFNEIETIINNFSSEIKESQAFANFKTEATRVMASAKGAKFIDFNFKDHHGNLVKLSDHVGKGKYVLLEFWASWCGPCRTDIPHLKEAYKAYHPSGFEVISISMDESKEKWLEAIKEEKMSWLQVSDLKAFDGELNKLYNFQGIPTCILIDPSGYIVTRNMRGSWMDAKLIELYGNKFNK from the coding sequence ATGCAATTAATCAAATTAATAAATATAACAGCTATAGTTTTTTTTAGCCTGCTATGGTCTGCACAAATAACCACCGCAGAAGCAGTAGCCTCCACCAAAAACTCTTTTGTGATTAATGGAGAATTAAAAAACTTAAGTAAAGATATCTGGGTGCATCTAAGTGTTAAAGGAACTAAATCTCCTATAGATAGCGTAAAAACCCATCAAGGAAAATTTGTGTTTAAAGGAAGGGTTGAAACCCCTTCCTTATACACGCTTACTTTTTTAAGAAACAAAAAAAAGAAAAATAGCAGACCTCCATATCAACCAAGTTTTCAACTGTTTTTAGAAAATTCAAATATTTCATTACAGGCAGACTTAAATTTATTACCAAATAGCTATTCCGAATTATATAAAAACCCTTTAGCTTATAAAACTGTAAAAGTATCTGGGTCTAAATCACATGATCAGTTCATGGATTTTAAAAATACCCAAGATATTTTAGACCAAAAGCGCTCAAATCTTTTTATGGACAAATACATTGCTTATTTAAACCCTAAAGATGGTGCAGTAAAGGGTTCCATAAGCGAAGGGATTAGTATAGTTCAAGAGATTGATGCTGCCGCTTCAAAAGCCAAGGAAAATATTATCACATTTATCTCAAAAAACAAGAATAATTATGTTGGTCTTGCGGTAGCAAAAAATAGATTGAATAAATTTAATTTTAATGAAATTGAAACTATTATAAATAATTTTTCTTCAGAAATTAAAGAAAGCCAAGCTTTTGCCAACTTTAAAACCGAGGCCACAAGAGTTATGGCTTCGGCTAAAGGAGCTAAATTTATTGATTTCAATTTTAAAGATCACCATGGAAATCTGGTTAAACTTTCAGACCATGTTGGCAAAGGTAAATATGTTTTACTAGAATTTTGGGCCTCTTGGTGTGGACCTTGTCGTACCGATATTCCACACTTAAAAGAAGCTTACAAAGCCTATCACCCTTCAGGATTTGAAGTTATAAGCATATCAATGGATGAGAGTAAAGAAAAATGGCTAGAAGCAATTAAGGAAGAAAAAATGTCTTGGTTACAAGTTTCTGACTTAAAAGCCTTTGACGGAGAATTAAATAAACTGTACAATTTTCAAGGTATCCCTACTTGTATCTTAATTGATCCATCTGGATATATTGTAACTAGGAATATGCGTGGCTCATGGATGGATGCTAAGCTTATTGAACTTTACGGAAATAAGTTTAATAAATAA
- a CDS encoding TlpA disulfide reductase family protein, with amino-acid sequence MKKIFYVLLSLITFISCKKQKPTLNYAIVKGKLDGANSGDIIIANSLKKTSSYTIKINEDGSFLDTLDLVQGYYDFKYNNKKTSLYLDKGFDLSITANTKNIDSTFSISGNGSVENNFIKYSEMDLKKFTGNENFYLLEESAFAKKMDELKSLKTNLVASNDELPTKFKAFKEKEIEYNYLYSLNSYERFHKIYTKNPDFKVSDEFLTSLKNIDYNNEKDYWLYITYQYLVAKHYTKQAEKLSEIKSIPEDIASLRTYAKVPSESIKNNLSKKGSTFAITITKHLDDYYNAFKKANTDKEQLKIIEEYYNKLKQVEPGNPSPKFYNYENYNGNTTSLEDLKGKYVYIDVWATWCAPCRKEIPFLKKIEKNYHNKNIHFVSISLDTPQNHKKWKNMIKKEELGGIQLLADNDFQSEFVKDYVIKGIPRFILLDPNGNIVNSNAPRPSNEKLIDLLDELNI; translated from the coding sequence ATGAAAAAAATTTTTTACGTCCTATTATCACTAATCACATTTATATCTTGCAAAAAGCAAAAGCCAACATTAAATTACGCCATCGTAAAGGGAAAACTTGACGGGGCTAATTCTGGTGACATTATTATTGCAAATAGCTTAAAAAAAACATCTAGCTATACTATAAAAATTAATGAAGATGGCAGTTTTCTAGACACACTAGATCTTGTTCAAGGCTATTACGATTTTAAATATAATAATAAAAAAACATCTCTCTACTTAGATAAAGGTTTCGACTTATCTATTACTGCAAACACAAAAAATATTGATAGCACATTTTCAATAAGCGGTAATGGGTCTGTAGAAAATAATTTTATAAAATATTCAGAAATGGATTTGAAAAAATTTACAGGGAATGAAAACTTCTATCTCTTAGAAGAATCTGCTTTTGCAAAAAAAATGGATGAATTAAAATCATTAAAAACAAATTTAGTTGCGAGTAATGATGAATTACCCACTAAATTTAAAGCCTTTAAAGAAAAAGAGATTGAATATAACTATTTATATTCTCTAAACTCTTATGAAAGATTTCATAAAATATATACAAAAAATCCTGATTTTAAAGTTTCTGATGAGTTTTTAACCTCTCTAAAAAATATCGATTATAATAATGAAAAAGATTATTGGCTATACATAACATATCAATATTTAGTAGCAAAACATTACACCAAACAAGCTGAAAAATTGAGTGAAATAAAATCTATACCAGAGGATATTGCGTCTTTAAGAACTTATGCAAAAGTTCCAAGCGAATCTATTAAAAACAATTTATCGAAGAAAGGTTCCACTTTTGCTATAACCATTACAAAACATTTAGATGATTATTATAACGCATTTAAAAAAGCTAATACAGATAAAGAACAATTAAAAATAATTGAAGAGTACTATAACAAACTAAAACAGGTTGAACCAGGAAATCCATCACCAAAATTCTATAATTATGAAAATTATAATGGAAACACCACATCCTTGGAGGATTTAAAAGGCAAATATGTTTACATTGATGTTTGGGCAACTTGGTGTGCACCATGTAGGAAGGAAATTCCTTTTTTAAAGAAAATTGAAAAAAATTACCACAATAAAAATATTCATTTTGTGAGCATATCACTAGATACACCTCAAAATCATAAAAAGTGGAAGAATATGATTAAAAAAGAAGAACTTGGAGGCATTCAGTTATTGGCTGATAATGATTTCCAGTCAGAGTTTGTAAAAGACTATGTCATTAAAGGCATTCCAAGATTTATTTTGTTAGATCCCAATGGCAATATTGTAAATTCCAACGCACCAAGGCCTTCCAACGAAAAACTTATCGATTTACTTGATGAATTGAATATCTAA